The genomic interval CGCGTGGTCAACAAAGCGACCTGAATTTCCGGCGAGCCAGTATCGTCCTTTTTGCGCCGGTAACTGCCAATCAGTTCCTGCTTTCGCTCTTTGGTAATGGCCATCTGTTTGAGGATGTTCCTCCACCCTGTCCACCGCGAGCCAACAGCAATGCTTAAAGACGCCGTCGGCTGGCACGGGGCAGGAATTTGCAAAAAACCCCAGCCTTAGTATTGCCAACAATTTAATCCACCAATTTATCAGTTGGCTTAGGATTTGCAAGGCCGCCAAAAAAACGGGGCATGGCCCAATCTGGATGAAAAAATCGAATGGGTGGCCGGGGTCGAAGCCGCCGAGCCCCCGGAATTCACGCCACTGCCCAGCTCACCGATCACCGCTGCGCTGCGGCACCCGTCGACCCCAGCCAACCACACAGGATGCTCGAGCCGTTTTTCTCGAGAAGGATGGCCGCAAGGATGATTTTCACCACCGGCAGCCAGGGTGCACAAGAGGCCGAAAAGACTCATTGCACCTTGCTGCCATCGATGGTTTCTCCGCCGGCGCGGGTGGCCAGTGCTTGCCAGGTTTTCAGATCGATGGAGTCAGGAATCGTGTGGACCGATCCATCCATCAACAGCACGTTGACCACCCCGCTATGAAAGCTGCGCGAAGTGACGGCCGAGTAGGACATCGCGCCGGTCGCTGGCGGGGCGACTTCGCTTTGATTAATCCAATCCATATCGTAGGCGATGCCCCCTTGGGTGCACGGCACCAGCGTATTGGGCGTGAATGTCGCAGTAAAACCCGATTCCTTCATTCGGCCGTCCGTCCACTCTTGATGTGCAAATGAAGTGGTTTTGAACGTGCCGCCCAGGCCGCAAATCGCCGTCGGATCGGTCGGCATGGCGGGGTTCGTCAGGGCGGCGCCGCTCATGAACGGATTGAAAGCTTTCACTTCGGCCATGCACATGGTTTTGCTCAGGCCGTCGGAAAAGCTGGCTGTGGTCAACTTGGAATTCGGATAAAAAGCGCCGTTGCCGCCGGTTCCACTTGCGGCATCCCACACAAACCAAGTGCCAATGTTGACCGCATAATTCGGGGCCCAATTGTCGATGCTTCCATCGGCCGCCAATTTTGGGCTGATGTTTTGTTCCGAAGGGCAATGCAGCACCGGAATGTAAGTGCTTTTCACCGCTTGCCCGGCGGCTGTCGTTTGCGC from Pirellulales bacterium carries:
- a CDS encoding DUF1559 domain-containing protein, which produces MNRQITARKHSYTSGFTLVELLVVIAIIGVLIAVLLPAVQAAREAARRTQCKNNLKQFGLANQNYLSAKKVFPPSVRLGPNLGAWSVQARLLPFLEDYSLYQGIDFSLSYSAQTTAAGQAVKSTYIPVLHCPSEQNISPKLAADGSIDNWAPNYAVNIGTWFVWDAASGTGGNGAFYPNSKLTTASFSDGLSKTMCMAEVKAFNPFMSGAALTNPAMPTDPTAICGLGGTFKTTSFAHQEWTDGRMKESGFTATFTPNTLVPCTQGGIAYDMDWINQSEVAPPATGAMSYSAVTSRSFHSGVVNVLLMDGSVHTIPDSIDLKTWQALATRAGGETIDGSKVQ